The genome window CGGCTTCTCCTGCGGAGTTTGATCGTTTTTATGATCCTTTTGAAACTCTAGCTCCTCGTCCTTCCAGCATCTGAACGCGCTATTTTGGCTGCGAAGCAGCGTGCTTTTGGACGCTTCCAATGCGCCTTTTTTAGCATCGATTCCAGCTTCATTTGCGTGCTCCAAATTAGTTTCTGGTGCGGGAGCGGCCGTGTCTTGTCTCCGGGAGTCGCTCTTGGTATCACATGAGCCGCTGTCCACGAAGTCCCCTAATTCATCCACGCACATTATGGCGTAGTCAGAACTGCTCTCAGAGAACCTGGAGCCCTGTCTGTGCAGCTCCCTGCTCCCCTTCCCCCTGTGGCCGTCGCTCTCCTGGTGCACAAAGCACGGGGAAGACGTCTGATGCGGCTCACTGATCTCCCCTCTTTCCATCTTGCGCTCCTGCTCGAACTGCATCTTCTTCGAAATCACATTTTTGAGGAGGCTCGAGGCGAATATGGctttcttgtgtgtgtcttccATGGTTTTAGTGGGCGGCTGGCTGGCccctctcctctggctgcttGGCAAAGTGTTGGTAACTTCATCCGTGGAACGTGATCCTGCTGCGTTTTGTGCAAAGTTAGTGCGTCTTTCTGCCTCAGACATTCCCGATTTGACATTGCAGCGAAAATTCAGAGTCTCGGTCAGTCTGATGACCCCACTGTGGCCCTGGCTGAATTTCCCCATCAGCTCTATTTTCTTTGTGGACGACGATGCGCCGTGGGGATTCCCACTCAGGGTGAAGATCTTGCCGGTGGGCGGTTGGAAGCTTGCTGGTGCAATGCCCTTATAACCCCTGTTCTCCACATTCTTTGCGATTTCAAATGAGGCCGTAGAGTTTTGATGGGAAACGACACTTTTGTCCAGTCCCTGCGACAAATTCATGTTGCCATATTTCAGGTCGACAAACGTGGACCACCTGTTTATCCCTAGGCCATGCTCTGAAGCGGATGACTCACTGGAGGTGCTGAAATTAATGGCATCAAAGTAAGGGTACGCCAGGCTCTTGAAGGCTCTGGCTGTCAGGTTGCGCACCTCCTTGTCAGCATCGTCCAGCTCGCTGACAGCGCTGGACGCGCCGCTGGAATACCCGGTGACCTCTTTTCCCCTCAATTTGCGGCCAAAGTGTATGCGTCCGGGCGCGGCTATGAAACACTTCGCCCTGTCACACAACGTCTCTGCCTTCCCATCAACTCCCCTAAACACATAGCGGCTCATGTCTCCGGAGCGCCTGGCATGATAAAGGATATTTCCCTGTTCTTGGACGTTGCCAGGGTCATTTATAGCTCGCGAAGTGGTTctgattgacaggtggatcTGCCCAGCACTGTTGccactgcactgctgctgctttgacGCACTCTCATCTGAGCTGGCGAACTTGGCCGCGTGGCACGGATCACTTTCAAGCAGAGTGCTGACCGCTGCTGCGCCCGGAGAGCGAGGCTGGCGGCCGTTCCCCGTCTCCCCCGCCGCTCCATCACCGTCGAAAGAGGCGTAATCGACAAAGGAGTACACCTGGTTGCCATCCTCGATGTCCCAGCTGGCGGAGGAGCCCGCCCCGAGGTCGTAGTCCCCCTCATCATCAGAAAGTTCCGAGAGCTGGATCTCGTGCGTGGTAATGTAATGGGACTCGTCCTCCGTTACGCACGGGACGCAGCCGGCGGAAAGCACCAAAGTTAcctcgtcatcatcatcatcatcatcatcatcatcatcatcatcatcatcatcatcatcctcatagTCATCCGACTCAGTTCTCCCGCTCCAATAGTTACCGCCACGATGTAAATCCTCATCGCCCGTTGcgctttcttcttttttgggcaCGTCGCGCTCGCCTTCGTCTCCCGATTTGAGGCGGTCCTCTGACATGGCTTTAAGACCAGGACGGCGTGGTGATGAGACCGGACCAGTGGGGCCATCCTCTGCATCTTCTGCACATTTCCCGACACCAGAATCCTCTTTCCTCCGAGTTTCATTCGTGGTTTTAATCGGCGGCTCGCGGTTTGGTTCCGTTACGCACAGATCACCGGAGTCGCTGCTTTTAACAGGGGCAGACATTTGGTTTCTTTCACCCAAAAGACAGTCTTTCACTGGCTTGGCAACGCTTGTGCGCACGTCCGCTGACTTCAGATCGACGTCCGTGCGTTCGCCTTGCTTCTCCGGCTCATCCTCCTTTCCGTGCGCTAGCTTTTGGAGCAGGCTCTCGATCCCCCGGAGAGTCGCCGGTGTCTCCACGGAGCTTTGCTCGGACTTCATAGCAGCACCGGCAGGTTTAGGTTTACATTGGGTGTCTGGCAGAAAAGAAGCGGAAGAGatggaccccccccccccatcccccaccccccctgACTGAGGGTTCCTCAGTCTCCAGGCAGAGGTGGTGCTGCGCGCAAAGCTCTGGTCAGACAGACACTCGGATGACACTGAAACGCTCCAAGCATTCCAGCTCACCGCGAGATGAAGCCCAAAGCCGAGTATCTAAAAAGGACCAGAGACATTACTAACTACTGTCTGGGCCTCATGGTTCCCTGGGGTCGAGGGACCAGTGGGGGGTCGTTGAGAGGAAAAATCATCAGCGTTTTATTAGTGCTACATCATTACGGATGACTTGCATAAATCCACTCACTGTACCGTATTATAGGTGACATCtttttgtattatattatattatattatattatattatattatattatattatattatattatattatattatattatattatatttatttttataacaataattaaatacaataatttatttctcttctttaaGTTGGCCTCGCCTCTTGATCAAAGATACAGGGGCATATCTAGGTTCCAAAACTGATTTCAATGACAACCTGggtttaaatgtgtattttctaaTTGTTCCAACAGTTTTGGGACTTGATTGTAAACAGGCAGCTTAATTAAGATTGAAGCTTCTGCAGTTACAGATAATGTTAAGTAGTTCATGTGTGATGACAAACACCGGTATTAAAGGAGTGGTTCATCAACATTGCCGAGATATTCCTTTAATGCATAATGCATGTGAATACATCTGTGATGTTGATCATTTGATTCTGAGCAAGCTCATTCTGCATAATGACTACATTTACCTTTGCTGTGCATCCACTGAAGTCAAACTTTTACACTCAGTGTCTTTACGGAAGTGAATGATCTGAGTACTTCTCTCTCCATGGCTGGTAAATAGTGTGGCGCATTAAACTCTGTAGCATTCACATGTAATGTCCATGCAACGGTGTGCCTGTGAAAGCTCTATCAGATTGGCTTCCTTGTCACCAAATCATATCATATCTTGGCTGATGAAGGGGCGCGCGAGAGTCCGCAAGAAGCCCAGCGACGGCCTTGTTTCGGCCTGCCCAACAGACGACACGCTTGTGCGGACAGGCGGCTCactggctgtttttaaaaatactcagTCCAGCTCAAATATAGGCACagtgataaaatgtgaaaactgcaGCTGCGTTAGACGGGAGGGAACGCGTGCAGGCTGTTGTGACACCTAGGACGAAGGCCATGTGACAGATAAACACCCAAGTGACAACAACTCAGCGACAACACACCCCCACGAGGAGTGAGCCGCCGTGCACGCCTGACCGCTGAAGCTCTCAGGGGGTGGTTGGTCCGTGTCAGTGGGGCCAGTCTGGGGGTCCAGGCACCACAAGGGGCCTCGAGAGATGCCCAGTAAACTTTActtcccatcatcctcctcctggaATAATTGATTGGCTAGATCACAATGAACATGGGGGGAGAGGTACATACTTATGGTTCCTTCCAGGCCAGTTCCTGTTACTTCACAATATCCTACCGCTGTGCTCCTCTACTTTAAAGGCAGCAAGTTAAGAAACCCTCTCTTCTAGTTGCTACAGGTCTTCCAAACCCTACACCACCAGTGCGTCAGCTTCCTAATAAAGTATTTGTCCTCTCCAAGCCCAAGGGGAGGCATTCAACCGATCTCCCTCAACAAATGGGAAAAAAGGAtgggggatggaggaggaggtgactTGAGGACCTTTCTGTATCCTTTTCTCCGCTTTGTTCCACCACTTTATCGGAGCATACCAGTGAGATAGAAATGTTCAAATCCCGAATGCTCTATTCTCAGGAAAATCCTGTCAAATACACGCCCTGTGGATTGTTTATATGCAAGTTTCCTGCAACAAACCTGGAAATTTTGCCCCAATTTCAGCCTTACGTGGTAACTTTTTGGAGTAGAATTTTAAACATCTGGGGCTTATGCCCAAGCAAGCCCAAGCCCaaatctgtgtgaaactgatcTCAATGGAAAAGCACAGAACATAATGTCAAGGTGACTCCTCAGCACCATGGATAGCTCAACTTTATTAGTTCTGTCAATGCAAGATAAAACACAGTTCATCAGCCCACACACTGTTTCCAGCAATTTTGGCTGATGGGATCTCAGTCGGATGGGGACTGGAGATCATAAACCAGCTCCACTCATTTATAGGGGTGAGAAAGCTTTATGTTGTCCAGCTCTGGCAGCtgaagtaaaacagtaaaacaacctGTACACACCCATAGCTGAAAGTCACAATGAAACATGGCTTTAAAGGTCCCAAAATGTAGACATATATTGTGGTTtcaaacacaccagcagagctgctgcagaaacaccaTGGGCCGGTgccagctgaccaatcagagcacagatAGCCGACAGAGGGTCACTAAAGGACCTGCAGGAATTGACagtaagagaaaaaataatttgtatACTGAACAttaaaagcatgtaaacattctCTGgtagacacccaaaataaaagtgcgAACCTGAAAATGTTACTACATGACGTgcttttctgtgtattttttaaatgttatttgattAATAACTTCCATGATATAACAGACAGAAGAGCAACAGACAAGCCACAGAGATATACAGCAGAAAGGAAGCAGACCCTCAGCCACAAAAAATACTGTCAATCACAGCTGCATGTGGATAAATGGCCCCATCACTTCCTGTACATTGAATGTGCATTTGGAAAAGATCTACTCATGGACAGTATAAACAGGAGGACTGATTACAGCAAATAAAACCTGGGTCAGTGTTCATGTAGGCTCCTTATTATTGTTTGAAGAAATCGTGAACCCATCCTTTCACTGCAGGTTGCCATGAGAAACTGCATTACAGAGACACGGACAAAGATAAGGATAAGAGACGGCTGAGATGAAGAAGTCTGTGAACTTCACGTCGGCTGGACGCTCGCTTTCTATGACAGTTAGAGTTACATAGATGGCAGATGCATCTGGGTGTAATTTCATCCAGAACCTTTAGCAATGTTTAGTCCCTGCTCTGTGGATAGCTTTGTAATATTAAAGAGTTCGAGTGTTATTTGACCATCAGTGACTCCAATCAGGTTCTTCATTCAGATGTTGTAGCTTCTGGTTTCTTAATGTTATAACTGtatgaggctttttttttttttttttttaacattttcattagaaAAAGCGTTTTAACTCTGAGAAAATGGAAACTCCAGCCTCTAAAACACACTACAAGGAACCTTTGGCTGATTATGACAGACAGTCTCAAttctgaggatgaactgaggagtcgCAGTGTCTGAGGAGTCGCTCTGTGGTCCGGTGACGCGGCACTAAAACAAGgttcactttgtttcaccatccTCATATTACTGTAATTGATCTTAAACAGTAGCAAAAATATACATTATCTCATCGccatgcatcctgcaaacagctgtgctTCAAAAAGAGAAGCTCGCTTCCAAATCAaagggaaacattttttaaataaaaatcattactATGAGCTACATATTAATAATATCCAAGCATCTTAGCACCAGTGTTAATGGGATGAGACACAGATATTTAAATGACTAGAACCACCACTGTCGCTGAGCGCCAGGGACACCGCTCTAATTGGAATGAATAACTTGGCACGTAGATGGTTGGCTGGCAGGGGCCCTGAACTCACCACCAGGCTATGAAGGGGGTTGTGATGTCTGCTGTTGGTAGgcaacaacccccccccccccccagcagtGTAATACAGTAGATGCTGGTTGGGAAACCAGAGATGACCCAGAGGCTAACTTGGGGAAACTTGGCGCTACAAGTCAAACAAGCATCCAACCTATATGTTATACTCATATGTTGGACAGAATATATCATCAGTGGTCATACAATGCAGGTATTCTGTGCTTTAGCTTGTTCTGAACACATGTTTAGTTTTGGCATGCAGCTTTAAGTCTTACTGTCTTAATATCATCCTGAAGTGGTCAGTGTCAGCTTTCCAGTGATGCAGTGGCAGCCATAATTAGAACTATTTTGACTGATAACCTTCAACAGTGAAATAGCCAGCTAAATGTGTTGAAACATATTGGCTACTTATGTGTATTACTaaccaaagtgtaaaaaaaacattattatatcattttgCAACTTATCACCTGAGAGGACTTCTTGTTACAATCCCTTCGAACAATCAGCAGTACCTGGTGTCTTGAGTGGGGGAGGAGTAATCATCGGGGGTCACAATGTGGGTACCAGACCCTCAACACCTCCAGAGGGCTCAGTGGCGTTACCTGGCAGCCCAGGTTTGCCCCCTCCTGCAGCCCAGTTGCagtcctctctcttcccccaaAGCAAGGTGGTGCTTCGCTTAGCAGCCTCTGATAGTGACTTGTAGAAAACTTGtcctcaacccccccccccatattCTGCAGAAGCCTGTTTCTGACCTGGCTACAAACCCTGAACACCCAACCTCTGCAGGGAGCACCGCGTTGTTCTCCCTCGCCTGTCATGCCAGCGTACTTCAGACTTTTACATTTGTATGCTTCACCAGCTGCAGCCTCCCATGGTACCGTGGGCGCCACGATGTACGGAGACTTCCGCAATGTTGACCACAAGATCAGGTCCGACTTGAGATTAGGTGTAGCGATCTCCGGTGGAGACTCTGACATACCCTCCGCCTCAGCAACCATCTGAGAAATTACAGAGGGTGAGGTAACACTCTTAACATTAGGCATGCcgactgctgctgatttgttcaCACAAGCTATGTATAGGTTGCCTGACACATTATTGTAGGCCCAGTTTAATATGCAACACAATTTTAGAAACTCTAGTggtccctcctccatctctctttcaaCTAAGGTGTCGTTTATGTCGAGGACACCTGGTTTAGGCTTTTCAAAATGAGGCCCCATGCCAACAGGGATGCTCCAGTTTTTTTTGGCTCTAcatgtgtactgtatatgtgagCAATTATTCACTCTTGCAAAACTGAACAAGAGCAGGCTGAGGCCAAGATGGCTGACAGTCACCTTCCGGATGTACTCCCAAACTCATCTACTCTGAGACTTAGACCTGACCAGACAGCTATTCATCCGGTGGCTCCCAATGGGTGCCATTTTTGAAGGATACTTTGAAGCACACTACACACATTATTTGAGGTCTTATATATTCGTACTGCCACACTGCAAAACCTGGCACTATGAATAATGTAATGAACGGTGAGGGGGGCACAGAGGAGGGTTTAATAAGGGGCTCTAGGAGCTCATTTTGCAATCTGGGCTTGCCACACAATACACATAATATAATGCAATAATaatgtctgtacaaaaaaaaaaatctaatttcatgTTAACATTTGCAGCAAACATAGACATACAGTTTCCAGTGTAGTCCACATGACATGGATTAGAAATTagttattagaaaaaaaaaaatcaacaatggGACACTCAGCTGTCCTGTTTATGTAGCTTCTTCCAAACGTATTCATTTCTGAGACAAGTTTTTAGGTCTGGTGAAATTACAACTGTCTGCtggccccccccaaaaaaaccttCAGTTGTTGCTCCTAACGCAGACTGGAGCTGAAATACTGTAAACCAAGTCACACAAACAGGATATATTTAGAGTACTATTTTGGAGAGACGGCCTGGTGACTGCAGGTCTTGAGGAGATACAGTTACTTCTGGAGTCCACATTAAAACAGCAGGCAGTCAATCATGTTGGGCCATTACTCGAAATTTATTACGAAGGAAACTTAATTAATGAGGAAACCGCGCTGATAAATACAGTTGACTGCATGTCTCCATGGCAgcaaacataaaaatatcagcatttaggtacatatatatacacacatatatgtataatgGAATTTGGGGCTCTATGAAGTCATAAAAGAACCTGTAAAAAGTTATCTGTGTCTCACATCACAGCCAGATGTCTTCTTCAGCAGCTAATAGAGTCAGCGTGAGTCAGGATTAAAGGGCCACTCCGCTGATTTTACACATGAGGATCAGTTTCCTTATCACAAGGAATATTACTCACTCCTGTAGAAATACTTGAGTCATGTCCAGTGCTGGGGAGTAGCcagtgacatttaacatttaaatagtgtaattaatatataaaatgaatgaaagtgtGGTCATCTTAAgttactgagaaaaaaaaatgtgtaataatgtAGATTATTTTCAGTATAATGTTTACATGTGGATAATTCTTTCATATCTGCAGACAACATGGGTCAGCAACGTAGTCGAGACAAATTTCCACATATTGAAGTCCTGGACAAAGAAGGCATGATTATCTTAAGTCATTTGTATATAAACTGAAAAGAAGTGGACCAAAAAGAGAGCCCTGTGGAACTCCTTATTGTTTTAGTCATTAATATGGAAGACTTAATATAGATTCAACAGAGAAGATTATCTATAATACAGTTGGAGAAATCACTTTCAGACCAGTGCAAAGTTTTATCAGAGGAAAGAATATCATGATTTCACgtgtcaataaaataaataaataaccgaTAAAACGTACGATATATAACTTCTGCTCCAAGAGGGCCTGTGGATCTTGGCCTAGTATTTTACGTTCACCAGCTGGATTCTCTCTGCCTTAAACACTCTGACTTGTTATCATGGACCAAAAAATGGACTCCACAGCAGTGGCAGAAAGGCCGTGACCAACAGCATTAACTCTGTCGTGGGGTTCTTGAGTGCAGTGCAGCACCTGATACAGAAAATGAGCTGTAATTTCAGAGAGGATATGATAGTGTGAACAACTATCTCAGGTCAGAGACCTTAGAACCACACTAATCTGTTTTCCATCTGTCACTGGCCTTTCATCAGCACAGCGAGGGGGCAGCAGAGAtattaaaagattaaatgtTCATATCCATCATGTGCTCTTGAGTCTGAACTTCACTCTAAAGGTCTAATTATGTGTCcacctctctatctctctaaATACAGGCTGGAATTACTTGCAGTCTCCCACTGAGCAGGGAGGAAATACAAGATTTGAGTATAATGAGGGTGTCCAAATCCTAGAGCCCATGTCGATTCAATGGGAACCAGCATAAcgtcacatcctttggactgttgtAGGAAATCTGACCTGAGTCCTTTACAGAGAATTCCACAGTCCAGCACCTTTAAACTACTAACACATGATCCACATTCTTCTATAGGCAAATAAAATacggccaataaaaaaaaaaaaaaaaaaactgattcatAAATGTAGATTCCTGATGAATTGTaacatagagcccctttaaaggaCCTAGTAAGCCAAGCGAACACGCAAACTGGAATGTCAAAATGACAGTTTGTGGTTTCAGAGGGAGGTAAATGCTGGAATGCTTGTTGGGGAACCACAGTCAGGTGCAGCTTCCTGGAGTTaccacagtgctgcagcagcacattcgcacaagaaaaaagaagaaagtagGAAGAAAGTCTGGAGCAACAGTTTACAAACTCCTCACTGAGTTTTATGAGCGTCACTAAAATCATGCTGTATTCTAACTGAACTGCTTCTGCGCTGTTGTGTGTCTCATTCAGTCTGGATGTTTATGCTGAATGTGTTATCTGCAGAGGGAATTCATTATTTCCACCACTAGAGAGCAGTGCATACCATTTTATGGAGAGCAACAtctgcagtggtggaatgtaactgagtagaTTTACTCCAGAGCAATTTTGAGATACTTGTATTTCCAATTTCTGCTCCTTTAACACTTCCACTCCATTTAGGTAAATGTCATACCTTTGACTCTACTACATTATTTGATAATTTTACAATTTTCTTCAAATGCACAGAGTCAAACCAACAATGAGCTGAT of Acanthopagrus latus isolate v.2019 chromosome 10, fAcaLat1.1, whole genome shotgun sequence contains these proteins:
- the c10h4orf54 gene encoding uncharacterized protein C4orf54 homolog, which translates into the protein MKSEQSSVETPATLRGIESLLQKLAHGKEDEPEKQGERTDVDLKSADVRTSVAKPVKDCLLGERNQMSAPVKSSDSGDLCVTEPNREPPIKTTNETRRKEDSGVGKCAEDAEDGPTGPVSSPRRPGLKAMSEDRLKSGDEGERDVPKKEESATGDEDLHRGGNYWSGRTESDDYEDDDDDDDDDDDDDDDDDDEVTLVLSAGCVPCVTEDESHYITTHEIQLSELSDDEGDYDLGAGSSASWDIEDGNQVYSFVDYASFDGDGAAGETGNGRQPRSPGAAAVSTLLESDPCHAAKFASSDESASKQQQCSGNSAGQIHLSIRTTSRAINDPGNVQEQGNILYHARRSGDMSRYVFRGVDGKAETLCDRAKCFIAAPGRIHFGRKLRGKEVTGYSSGASSAVSELDDADKEVRNLTARAFKSLAYPYFDAINFSTSSESSASEHGLGINRWSTFVDLKYGNMNLSQGLDKSVVSHQNSTASFEIAKNVENRGYKGIAPASFQPPTGKIFTLSGNPHGASSSTKKIELMGKFSQGHSGVIRLTETLNFRCNVKSGMSEAERRTNFAQNAAGSRSTDEVTNTLPSSQRRGASQPPTKTMEDTHKKAIFASSLLKNVISKKMQFEQERKMERGEISEPHQTSSPCFVHQESDGHRGKGSRELHRQGSRFSESSSDYAIMCVDELGDFVDSGSCDTKSDSRRQDTAAPAPETNLEHANEAGIDAKKGALEASKSTLLRSQNSAFRCWKDEELEFQKDHKNDQTPQEKPPSVNVKEGEGDQYSSCSGKLTKMSHLFVPSIQLLPSDGEVGQQLQDGNYSPCGHGGGIKLRSDNTLYIQDTRSVATSKSPEIKINLRSVRNNKTEPFGVSKLRAPNIGCNAASLIRTDDFKCQALAAAFKGESSDKVPHFMVRDIRDNKGKLQTPIHQVRDVRKLVKSSYHFVSLDNNDNKSSVASGDSQAEQRKQITYRNPNSVSPIVIKCQSVNTNSNGKLNELSNRDLFDVDRSSPEGAKSAPLQKAAGRAPIGNSNNPSEGDTGLKTESRIAPKRQEKITDIMEKKPESKMANQGALEKLQAAVKTMEQLYVFERNEWKRKNEPRPLTDSHVLSLISSDEHGGPEEEGAIGSNVAKTPPAVAASPAADSLLRREDKPFQSPGSRDERLVTKSLQTPSATGSKNLFSLSSSFKASTTQKTPQPSAVTSAPFSNKCFVPKSQKLPASLKVSQPRVSGHEGDGSKESERSMQELSSASADSENYLTIPVKSHASSNKQASSTFTTQTHPTTPSGHLESSSRGQDDHNQSPKRSSTVMETHSPEVAPATIYHSMPFGMATNQPQLYCFSPAITPTPTLDPFQTTQRKMLLDPTTGNYYLVDTPVQPTTKRLFDPETGQYVDVPMQQPPMTPVPMQMSPLALSPGAYGHTYMIYPGFMPTPSMIPARTLVQSQMSMQSEMDGVEKASAQQNEGMYMESPFYMTTGKSPQATSGGQQQATANRQPQGFASIKQPVVSITSQQGPRIIAPPSFDGTTMSFVVEHR